From the genome of Triticum aestivum cultivar Chinese Spring chromosome 3B, IWGSC CS RefSeq v2.1, whole genome shotgun sequence, one region includes:
- the LOC123069847 gene encoding RAB11-binding protein RELCH isoform X3, producing the protein MEAVGGAAEERWASLCNCVVNFLLEEKYHLTALELLQELQEDGRHAQALRLRSFFSDPAFFPPDLVARASSSPAGADPQSLLEEKIAAEEKLALTEYDLRLAKEDLTCLKLELQKQQESSPDNTIDASAHEGFNQQDQRDVKISALGPLKDNERKDLNCAVKEYLLLAGYRLAAMTFIEEVLDQDLDVWTNSSACVPDALRRYYYQYLSSTTEAAELNANSMGEAAALINEHENLKGTESITIKLVSAAALTENTRKDHKNTESTIEGSPGSEAPVSCSTAGGGGYGTSGEDESGTDTSPEGISVNGTQHGAGNSQENSGSISVYVSEDKVNTEIVESPSIHKSSYKMALETIKIVSDALPKIVPYVLINHREELLPLIICAIERHPDSDVRDSLTHTLFNLIKRPDGQQRLIIMDACVELATSVGEMRTETELLPQCWEQINHQYEERRLLVAQSCGELAIYVRPEIRDSLILSIVQQLVEDSATVVREAATHNLALLLPLFPNMDKYYKVEELLFQLVRDPSGVVVDVALRELVPAVVGWGGKLDQILRVLLSHILASAQRCPSVSGVEGTIDSHLRVLGEQERWTIEVLLRMLTELLPFIHQKAIETCPSIDPSENYISESSLKLYATGETEWSAFEWMHTECLPDLIKLACLLPAKEDSLRTVITKYLLAVSGRYGKDYLEHIMLPVFLIAAGDIDSGDFTYFPLSIQSKVRGFRPKTSVAEKIAIICVLPLLLSGILGSPSSRQQLEEYLRKLLIQNTKDGSFSMHHTAEIIDAIRFLCIFEEHHGVIFHILWEMVASSDTNLKTSAAALLKALVPYVGVKVASTHVLPALITLGSDQNSAVKYASIDALGAVAQHFKSDMVVDKIHIQMDAFLEDGSHEATISVIRALAVAVPHSTDRLREYLLTKIFRLTSAPPTENDIERRRERANVFCEALRALDATDLPATSVRDLLLPSIQNLLKDLDALDPAHKEALEVIGRERSGGTLESIGKAMGAHLGIATSVSSFFGESNLLGKKEGGEQHDPAAASVPPQVGLQTQQENTRFGRIMRGGFGDMLRGKAKGGDEPS; encoded by the exons ATGGAGGCGGTGGGCGGCGCCGCGGAGGAGCGGTGGGCGTCGCTTTGCAACTGTGTGGTCAACTTCCTGCTGGAGGAGAAGTACCACCTCACGGCGCTCGAGCTGCTACAGGAGCTGCAGGAGGACGGCCGCCACGCGCAGGCGCTCCGCCTCCGCTCATTCTTCTCCGACCCCGCCTTCTTCCCCCCCGACCTGGTCGCTCGCGCCTCCTCCTCACCGGCGG GTGCTGATCCACAGAGTTTGCTAGAAGAGAAAATTGCAGCAGAAGAGAAGTTGGCACTCACTGAGTATGATCTCCGACTAGCCAAGGAAGAccttacatgcttgaagcttgagTTGCAAAAGCAACAAGAATCATCTCCTGATAATACAATTG ATGCTTCTGCACATGAAGGATTCAACCAACAGGACCAACGAGATGTCAAAATTTCAGCATTAGGCCCTCTGAAAGATAATGAACGGAAAGATCTGAACTGTGCTGTAAAGGAATACCTGCTTTTGGCTGGGTATCGACTTGCAGCCATGACTTTCATTGAGGAG GTTCTTGATCAGGATCTTGATGTTTGGACTAACAGTTCAGCTTGTGTGCCTGATGCCCTTCGTCGTTATTACTACCAGTATCTTTCATCTACCACTGAGGCGGCTGAG TTAAATGCTAATTCTATGGGAGAAGCAGCAGCATTGATCAATGAACATGAAAACCTCAAAGGAACTGAATCTATAACTATTAAGCTAGTATCAGCAGCGGCTCTGACTGAGAACACACGGAAAGATCATAAAAATACCGAAAGTACTATTGAAGGTTCCCCAGGTTCAGAAGCACCAGTTTCTTGCTCAACTGCTGGGGGCGGTGGTTATGGTACTTCAGGAGAAGATGAATCTGGCACAGATACTTCTCCGGAAGGTATATCTGTTAATGGCACTCAGCATGGAGCTGGTAACAGCCAGGAGAATTCAGGCAGCATATCAGTTTATGTATCGGAAGATAAAGTTAACACTGAGATAGTAGAGAGTCCAAGTATACATAAATCGTCATATAAGATG GCCTTGGAAACTATCAAGATAGTTTCAGATGCTCTTCCAAAGATAGTTCCATATGTGCTCATAAACCATCGCGAG GAGCTTCTTCCATTGATCATATGTGCTATAGAAAGACATCCAGATAGCGATGTACGGGATTCGTTGACTCACACATTGTTTAATCTGATAAAACGGCCTGATGGACAACAGAGGCTTATTATAATGGAT GCTTGCGTGGAATTAGCCACGAGTGTTGGGGAGATGAGAACAGAGACTGAATTACTACCACAGTGTTGGGAACAG ATAAATCACCAGTATGAGGAGCGTAGGTTGCTTGTTGCTCAGTCCTGTGGAGAACTGGCAATATATGTTCGTCCCGAGATACGCGATTCCCTTATCCTATCTATTGTGCAACAACTTGTCGAAGATTCTGCAACTGTTGTAAGGGAGGCTGCAACACATAATCTGGCCTTGCTGCTTCCTTTGTTTCCGAACATGGATAAATATTATAAG GTTGAGGAGCTATTGTTTCAGTTGGTCCGTGACCCTTCTGGGGTAGTGGTGGATGTTGCTCTCAGAGAACTTGTTCCTGCAGTAGTAGGATGGGGGGGTAAACTGGATCAGATATTGAGAGTGTTACTGTCACATATCCTGGCATCTGCTCAG CGTTGTCCATCCGTTTCAGGGGTGGAAGGTACAATAGACTCTCATCTCCGTGTTTTAGGAGAACAAGAACGATGGACCATTGAAGTGCTCCTTCGGATGCTGACTGAGTTGTTACCATTTATTCATCAGAAAGCTATAGAGACTTGTCCATCAATAGACCCATCAGAAAACTACATTTCAGAATCCAGCCTAAAGCTGTATGCAAC AGGTGAGACAGAATGGTCAGCATTTGAGTGGATGCACACTGAGTGCCTGCCGGATTTGATCAAGCTTGCCTGCTTGTTGCCTGCAAAAGAGGATAGCTTAAGAACAGTGATCACAAAG TACCTGTTGGCCGTATCTGGACGCTATGGAAAAGATTATCTCGAGCACATTATGTTACCTGTATTTCTTATAGCAGCTGGTGATATTGATAGTGGTGATTTTACCTATTTTCCTCTGTCAATCCAGTCCAAAGTTCGTG GTTTCCGTCCGAAAACTTCTGTTGCTGAAAAAATCGCTATCATTTGTGTTCTTCCATTGCTATTGTCTGGTATTTTGGGTTCTCCTTCAAGTCGTCAACAGTTAGAAGAATATTTAAGGAAATTACTTATCCAAAACACGAAGGATGGTTCATTTTCTATGCATCACACTGCCGAGATCATTGATGCGATCCGGTTTCTTTG CATATTTGAGGAGCACCATGGAGTCATCTTTCATATTCTGTGGGAGATGGTTGcgagctctgataccaatttaaaaACCAGTGCTGCAGCTTTACTGAAAGCACTT GTACCCTATGTTGGCGTGAAAGTTGCATCGACTCATGTTTTGCCAGCACTCATTACTCTTGGTTCTGATCAAAACTCGGCTGTAAAATATGCTAGTATAGATGCATTAGGAGCTGTTGCTCAGCATTTCAAAAGTGACATG GTTGTTGACAAGATACATATTCAAATGGATGCCTTTCTTGAAGATGGATCACATGAAGCTACTATTTCGGTCATTCGTGCACTTGCAGTAGCTGTGCCGCATTCAACAGATAGACTACGTGAAT ATCTTTTAACCAAGATATTTAGACTTACAAGTGCCCCACCTACTGAAAATGATATTGAACGGCGTCGTGAAAGAGCAAATGTATTCTGTGAAGCGCTGCGTGCTTTGGATGCTACAG ATCTTCCTGCTACAAGTGTACGTGATCTACTTTTGCCCTCTATACAGAACTTGCTAAAAGATTTGGATGCTCTAGACCCTGCACACAAGGAGGCACTAGAAGTTATAGGCCGGGAAAGGTCTGGAGGTACGCTGGAGAGCATCGGCAAGGCAATGGGGGCACACCTTGGGATCGCGACCTCTGTCAGCAGTTTCTTCGGCGAGAGCAATCTGCTTGGGAAGAAAGAGGGTGGAGAGCAGCACGACCCTGCTGCTGCTTCTGTTCCTCCGCAGGTGGGCTTACAAACTCAGCAGGAGAACACGAGGTTTGGTCGCATAATGAGGGGTGGATTTGGAGACATGTTGCGAGGCAAAGCAAAGGGCGGTGATGAACCCAGCTGA
- the LOC123069847 gene encoding RAB11-binding protein RELCH isoform X1 produces the protein MEAVGGAAEERWASLCNCVVNFLLEEKYHLTALELLQELQEDGRHAQALRLRSFFSDPAFFPPDLVARASSSPAGADPQSLLEEKIAAEEKLALTEYDLRLAKEDLTCLKLELQKQQESSPDNTIDASAHEGFNQQDQRDVKISALGPLKDNERKDLNCAVKEYLLLAGYRLAAMTFIEEVLDQDLDVWTNSSACVPDALRRYYYQYLSSTTEAAEVMVTLMTIQGSALNKKGIPVHVAPAYAGSREGSDHFGSFLNANSMGEAAALINEHENLKGTESITIKLVSAAALTENTRKDHKNTESTIEGSPGSEAPVSCSTAGGGGYGTSGEDESGTDTSPEGISVNGTQHGAGNSQENSGSISVYVSEDKVNTEIVESPSIHKSSYKMALETIKIVSDALPKIVPYVLINHREELLPLIICAIERHPDSDVRDSLTHTLFNLIKRPDGQQRLIIMDACVELATSVGEMRTETELLPQCWEQINHQYEERRLLVAQSCGELAIYVRPEIRDSLILSIVQQLVEDSATVVREAATHNLALLLPLFPNMDKYYKVEELLFQLVRDPSGVVVDVALRELVPAVVGWGGKLDQILRVLLSHILASAQRCPSVSGVEGTIDSHLRVLGEQERWTIEVLLRMLTELLPFIHQKAIETCPSIDPSENYISESSLKLYATGETEWSAFEWMHTECLPDLIKLACLLPAKEDSLRTVITKYLLAVSGRYGKDYLEHIMLPVFLIAAGDIDSGDFTYFPLSIQSKVRGFRPKTSVAEKIAIICVLPLLLSGILGSPSSRQQLEEYLRKLLIQNTKDGSFSMHHTAEIIDAIRFLCIFEEHHGVIFHILWEMVASSDTNLKTSAAALLKALVPYVGVKVASTHVLPALITLGSDQNSAVKYASIDALGAVAQHFKSDMVVDKIHIQMDAFLEDGSHEATISVIRALAVAVPHSTDRLREYLLTKIFRLTSAPPTENDIERRRERANVFCEALRALDATDLPATSVRDLLLPSIQNLLKDLDALDPAHKEALEVIGRERSGGTLESIGKAMGAHLGIATSVSSFFGESNLLGKKEGGEQHDPAAASVPPQVGLQTQQENTRFGRIMRGGFGDMLRGKAKGGDEPS, from the exons ATGGAGGCGGTGGGCGGCGCCGCGGAGGAGCGGTGGGCGTCGCTTTGCAACTGTGTGGTCAACTTCCTGCTGGAGGAGAAGTACCACCTCACGGCGCTCGAGCTGCTACAGGAGCTGCAGGAGGACGGCCGCCACGCGCAGGCGCTCCGCCTCCGCTCATTCTTCTCCGACCCCGCCTTCTTCCCCCCCGACCTGGTCGCTCGCGCCTCCTCCTCACCGGCGG GTGCTGATCCACAGAGTTTGCTAGAAGAGAAAATTGCAGCAGAAGAGAAGTTGGCACTCACTGAGTATGATCTCCGACTAGCCAAGGAAGAccttacatgcttgaagcttgagTTGCAAAAGCAACAAGAATCATCTCCTGATAATACAATTG ATGCTTCTGCACATGAAGGATTCAACCAACAGGACCAACGAGATGTCAAAATTTCAGCATTAGGCCCTCTGAAAGATAATGAACGGAAAGATCTGAACTGTGCTGTAAAGGAATACCTGCTTTTGGCTGGGTATCGACTTGCAGCCATGACTTTCATTGAGGAG GTTCTTGATCAGGATCTTGATGTTTGGACTAACAGTTCAGCTTGTGTGCCTGATGCCCTTCGTCGTTATTACTACCAGTATCTTTCATCTACCACTGAGGCGGCTGAG GTGATGGTGACACTGATGACTATCCAAGGGTCAGCTTTGAATAAAAAGGGCatcccggtgcatgtagctcccgcttacGCAGGGTcgagggaagggtccgaccactttgggtctttt TTAAATGCTAATTCTATGGGAGAAGCAGCAGCATTGATCAATGAACATGAAAACCTCAAAGGAACTGAATCTATAACTATTAAGCTAGTATCAGCAGCGGCTCTGACTGAGAACACACGGAAAGATCATAAAAATACCGAAAGTACTATTGAAGGTTCCCCAGGTTCAGAAGCACCAGTTTCTTGCTCAACTGCTGGGGGCGGTGGTTATGGTACTTCAGGAGAAGATGAATCTGGCACAGATACTTCTCCGGAAGGTATATCTGTTAATGGCACTCAGCATGGAGCTGGTAACAGCCAGGAGAATTCAGGCAGCATATCAGTTTATGTATCGGAAGATAAAGTTAACACTGAGATAGTAGAGAGTCCAAGTATACATAAATCGTCATATAAGATG GCCTTGGAAACTATCAAGATAGTTTCAGATGCTCTTCCAAAGATAGTTCCATATGTGCTCATAAACCATCGCGAG GAGCTTCTTCCATTGATCATATGTGCTATAGAAAGACATCCAGATAGCGATGTACGGGATTCGTTGACTCACACATTGTTTAATCTGATAAAACGGCCTGATGGACAACAGAGGCTTATTATAATGGAT GCTTGCGTGGAATTAGCCACGAGTGTTGGGGAGATGAGAACAGAGACTGAATTACTACCACAGTGTTGGGAACAG ATAAATCACCAGTATGAGGAGCGTAGGTTGCTTGTTGCTCAGTCCTGTGGAGAACTGGCAATATATGTTCGTCCCGAGATACGCGATTCCCTTATCCTATCTATTGTGCAACAACTTGTCGAAGATTCTGCAACTGTTGTAAGGGAGGCTGCAACACATAATCTGGCCTTGCTGCTTCCTTTGTTTCCGAACATGGATAAATATTATAAG GTTGAGGAGCTATTGTTTCAGTTGGTCCGTGACCCTTCTGGGGTAGTGGTGGATGTTGCTCTCAGAGAACTTGTTCCTGCAGTAGTAGGATGGGGGGGTAAACTGGATCAGATATTGAGAGTGTTACTGTCACATATCCTGGCATCTGCTCAG CGTTGTCCATCCGTTTCAGGGGTGGAAGGTACAATAGACTCTCATCTCCGTGTTTTAGGAGAACAAGAACGATGGACCATTGAAGTGCTCCTTCGGATGCTGACTGAGTTGTTACCATTTATTCATCAGAAAGCTATAGAGACTTGTCCATCAATAGACCCATCAGAAAACTACATTTCAGAATCCAGCCTAAAGCTGTATGCAAC AGGTGAGACAGAATGGTCAGCATTTGAGTGGATGCACACTGAGTGCCTGCCGGATTTGATCAAGCTTGCCTGCTTGTTGCCTGCAAAAGAGGATAGCTTAAGAACAGTGATCACAAAG TACCTGTTGGCCGTATCTGGACGCTATGGAAAAGATTATCTCGAGCACATTATGTTACCTGTATTTCTTATAGCAGCTGGTGATATTGATAGTGGTGATTTTACCTATTTTCCTCTGTCAATCCAGTCCAAAGTTCGTG GTTTCCGTCCGAAAACTTCTGTTGCTGAAAAAATCGCTATCATTTGTGTTCTTCCATTGCTATTGTCTGGTATTTTGGGTTCTCCTTCAAGTCGTCAACAGTTAGAAGAATATTTAAGGAAATTACTTATCCAAAACACGAAGGATGGTTCATTTTCTATGCATCACACTGCCGAGATCATTGATGCGATCCGGTTTCTTTG CATATTTGAGGAGCACCATGGAGTCATCTTTCATATTCTGTGGGAGATGGTTGcgagctctgataccaatttaaaaACCAGTGCTGCAGCTTTACTGAAAGCACTT GTACCCTATGTTGGCGTGAAAGTTGCATCGACTCATGTTTTGCCAGCACTCATTACTCTTGGTTCTGATCAAAACTCGGCTGTAAAATATGCTAGTATAGATGCATTAGGAGCTGTTGCTCAGCATTTCAAAAGTGACATG GTTGTTGACAAGATACATATTCAAATGGATGCCTTTCTTGAAGATGGATCACATGAAGCTACTATTTCGGTCATTCGTGCACTTGCAGTAGCTGTGCCGCATTCAACAGATAGACTACGTGAAT ATCTTTTAACCAAGATATTTAGACTTACAAGTGCCCCACCTACTGAAAATGATATTGAACGGCGTCGTGAAAGAGCAAATGTATTCTGTGAAGCGCTGCGTGCTTTGGATGCTACAG ATCTTCCTGCTACAAGTGTACGTGATCTACTTTTGCCCTCTATACAGAACTTGCTAAAAGATTTGGATGCTCTAGACCCTGCACACAAGGAGGCACTAGAAGTTATAGGCCGGGAAAGGTCTGGAGGTACGCTGGAGAGCATCGGCAAGGCAATGGGGGCACACCTTGGGATCGCGACCTCTGTCAGCAGTTTCTTCGGCGAGAGCAATCTGCTTGGGAAGAAAGAGGGTGGAGAGCAGCACGACCCTGCTGCTGCTTCTGTTCCTCCGCAGGTGGGCTTACAAACTCAGCAGGAGAACACGAGGTTTGGTCGCATAATGAGGGGTGGATTTGGAGACATGTTGCGAGGCAAAGCAAAGGGCGGTGATGAACCCAGCTGA
- the LOC123069847 gene encoding RAB11-binding protein RELCH isoform X2: protein MEAVGGAAEERWASLCNCVVNFLLEEKYHLTALELLQELQEDGRHAQALRLRSFFSDPAFFPPDLVARASSSPAGADPQSLLEEKIAAEEKLALTEYDLRLAKEDLTCLKLELQKQQESSPDNTIDASAHEGFNQQDQRDVKISALGPLKDNERKDLNCAVKEYLLLAGYRLAAMTFIEEVLDQDLDVWTNSSACVPDALRRYYYQYLSSTTEAAEVMVTLMTIQGSALNKKGIPVHVAPAYAGSREGSDHFGSFLNANSMGEAAALINEHENLKGTESITIKLVSAAALTENTRKDHKNTESTIEGSPGSEAPVSCSTAGGGGYGTSGEDESGTDTSPEGISVNGTQHGAGNSQENSGSISVYVSEDKVNTEIVESPSIHKSSYKMALETIKIVSDALPKIVPYVLINHREELLPLIICAIERHPDSDVRDSLTHTLFNLIKRPDGQQRLIIMDACVELATSVGEMRTETELLPQCWEQINHQYEERRLLVAQSCGELAIYVRPEIRDSLILSIVQQLVEDSATVVREAATHNLALLLPLFPNMDKYYKVEELLFQLVRDPSGVVVDVALRELVPAVVGWGGKLDQILRVLLSHILASAQRCPSVSGVEGTIDSHLRVLGEQERWTIEVLLRMLTELLPFIHQKAIETCPSIDPSENYISESSLKLYATGETEWSAFEWMHTECLPDLIKLACLLPAKEDSLRTVITKYLLAVSGRYGKDYLEHIMLPVFLIAAGDIDSGDFTYFPLSIQSKVRGFRPKTSVAEKIAIICVLPLLLSGILGSPSSRQQLEEYLRKLLIQNTKDGSFSMHHTAEIIDAIRFLCIFEEHHGVIFHILWEMVASSDTNLKTSAAALLKALVPYVGVKVASTHVLPALITLGSDQNSAVKYASIDALGAVAQHFKSDMVVDKIHIQMDAFLEDGSHEATISVIRALAVAVPHSTDRLREYLLTKIFRLTSAPPTENDIERRRERANVFCEALRALDATELAKRFGCSRPCTQGGTRSYRPGKVWRYAGEHRQGNGGTPWDRDLCQQFLRREQSAWEERGWRAARPCCCFCSSAGGLTNSAGEHEVWSHNEGWIWRHVARQSKGR, encoded by the exons ATGGAGGCGGTGGGCGGCGCCGCGGAGGAGCGGTGGGCGTCGCTTTGCAACTGTGTGGTCAACTTCCTGCTGGAGGAGAAGTACCACCTCACGGCGCTCGAGCTGCTACAGGAGCTGCAGGAGGACGGCCGCCACGCGCAGGCGCTCCGCCTCCGCTCATTCTTCTCCGACCCCGCCTTCTTCCCCCCCGACCTGGTCGCTCGCGCCTCCTCCTCACCGGCGG GTGCTGATCCACAGAGTTTGCTAGAAGAGAAAATTGCAGCAGAAGAGAAGTTGGCACTCACTGAGTATGATCTCCGACTAGCCAAGGAAGAccttacatgcttgaagcttgagTTGCAAAAGCAACAAGAATCATCTCCTGATAATACAATTG ATGCTTCTGCACATGAAGGATTCAACCAACAGGACCAACGAGATGTCAAAATTTCAGCATTAGGCCCTCTGAAAGATAATGAACGGAAAGATCTGAACTGTGCTGTAAAGGAATACCTGCTTTTGGCTGGGTATCGACTTGCAGCCATGACTTTCATTGAGGAG GTTCTTGATCAGGATCTTGATGTTTGGACTAACAGTTCAGCTTGTGTGCCTGATGCCCTTCGTCGTTATTACTACCAGTATCTTTCATCTACCACTGAGGCGGCTGAG GTGATGGTGACACTGATGACTATCCAAGGGTCAGCTTTGAATAAAAAGGGCatcccggtgcatgtagctcccgcttacGCAGGGTcgagggaagggtccgaccactttgggtctttt TTAAATGCTAATTCTATGGGAGAAGCAGCAGCATTGATCAATGAACATGAAAACCTCAAAGGAACTGAATCTATAACTATTAAGCTAGTATCAGCAGCGGCTCTGACTGAGAACACACGGAAAGATCATAAAAATACCGAAAGTACTATTGAAGGTTCCCCAGGTTCAGAAGCACCAGTTTCTTGCTCAACTGCTGGGGGCGGTGGTTATGGTACTTCAGGAGAAGATGAATCTGGCACAGATACTTCTCCGGAAGGTATATCTGTTAATGGCACTCAGCATGGAGCTGGTAACAGCCAGGAGAATTCAGGCAGCATATCAGTTTATGTATCGGAAGATAAAGTTAACACTGAGATAGTAGAGAGTCCAAGTATACATAAATCGTCATATAAGATG GCCTTGGAAACTATCAAGATAGTTTCAGATGCTCTTCCAAAGATAGTTCCATATGTGCTCATAAACCATCGCGAG GAGCTTCTTCCATTGATCATATGTGCTATAGAAAGACATCCAGATAGCGATGTACGGGATTCGTTGACTCACACATTGTTTAATCTGATAAAACGGCCTGATGGACAACAGAGGCTTATTATAATGGAT GCTTGCGTGGAATTAGCCACGAGTGTTGGGGAGATGAGAACAGAGACTGAATTACTACCACAGTGTTGGGAACAG ATAAATCACCAGTATGAGGAGCGTAGGTTGCTTGTTGCTCAGTCCTGTGGAGAACTGGCAATATATGTTCGTCCCGAGATACGCGATTCCCTTATCCTATCTATTGTGCAACAACTTGTCGAAGATTCTGCAACTGTTGTAAGGGAGGCTGCAACACATAATCTGGCCTTGCTGCTTCCTTTGTTTCCGAACATGGATAAATATTATAAG GTTGAGGAGCTATTGTTTCAGTTGGTCCGTGACCCTTCTGGGGTAGTGGTGGATGTTGCTCTCAGAGAACTTGTTCCTGCAGTAGTAGGATGGGGGGGTAAACTGGATCAGATATTGAGAGTGTTACTGTCACATATCCTGGCATCTGCTCAG CGTTGTCCATCCGTTTCAGGGGTGGAAGGTACAATAGACTCTCATCTCCGTGTTTTAGGAGAACAAGAACGATGGACCATTGAAGTGCTCCTTCGGATGCTGACTGAGTTGTTACCATTTATTCATCAGAAAGCTATAGAGACTTGTCCATCAATAGACCCATCAGAAAACTACATTTCAGAATCCAGCCTAAAGCTGTATGCAAC AGGTGAGACAGAATGGTCAGCATTTGAGTGGATGCACACTGAGTGCCTGCCGGATTTGATCAAGCTTGCCTGCTTGTTGCCTGCAAAAGAGGATAGCTTAAGAACAGTGATCACAAAG TACCTGTTGGCCGTATCTGGACGCTATGGAAAAGATTATCTCGAGCACATTATGTTACCTGTATTTCTTATAGCAGCTGGTGATATTGATAGTGGTGATTTTACCTATTTTCCTCTGTCAATCCAGTCCAAAGTTCGTG GTTTCCGTCCGAAAACTTCTGTTGCTGAAAAAATCGCTATCATTTGTGTTCTTCCATTGCTATTGTCTGGTATTTTGGGTTCTCCTTCAAGTCGTCAACAGTTAGAAGAATATTTAAGGAAATTACTTATCCAAAACACGAAGGATGGTTCATTTTCTATGCATCACACTGCCGAGATCATTGATGCGATCCGGTTTCTTTG CATATTTGAGGAGCACCATGGAGTCATCTTTCATATTCTGTGGGAGATGGTTGcgagctctgataccaatttaaaaACCAGTGCTGCAGCTTTACTGAAAGCACTT GTACCCTATGTTGGCGTGAAAGTTGCATCGACTCATGTTTTGCCAGCACTCATTACTCTTGGTTCTGATCAAAACTCGGCTGTAAAATATGCTAGTATAGATGCATTAGGAGCTGTTGCTCAGCATTTCAAAAGTGACATG GTTGTTGACAAGATACATATTCAAATGGATGCCTTTCTTGAAGATGGATCACATGAAGCTACTATTTCGGTCATTCGTGCACTTGCAGTAGCTGTGCCGCATTCAACAGATAGACTACGTGAAT ATCTTTTAACCAAGATATTTAGACTTACAAGTGCCCCACCTACTGAAAATGATATTGAACGGCGTCGTGAAAGAGCAAATGTATTCTGTGAAGCGCTGCGTGCTTTGGATGCTACAG AACTTGCTAAAAGATTTGGATGCTCTAGACCCTGCACACAAGGAGGCACTAGAAGTTATAGGCCGGGAAAGGTCTGGAGGTACGCTGGAGAGCATCGGCAAGGCAATGGGGGCACACCTTGGGATCGCGACCTCTGTCAGCAGTTTCTTCGGCGAGAGCAATCTGCTTGGGAAGAAAGAGGGTGGAGAGCAGCACGACCCTGCTGCTGCTTCTGTTCCTCCGCAGGTGGGCTTACAAACTCAGCAGGAGAACACGAGGTTTGGTCGCATAATGAGGGGTGGATTTGGAGACATGTTGCGAGGCAAAGCAAAGGGCGGTGA